In Spodoptera frugiperda isolate SF20-4 chromosome 13, AGI-APGP_CSIRO_Sfru_2.0, whole genome shotgun sequence, the following are encoded in one genomic region:
- the LOC118270246 gene encoding protein polybromo-1 isoform X12 — protein MSKRRRASSGASRGADLDDSDDGIELSNPGPPPSARKRKKLDPGEICQQLYDTIRSYKKEDGTLLCDSFIRAPKRRQEPQYYEVVSQPIDLLRVQQKLKTDTYEDIEELSADIELLVNNAKAFYKPDTVEYRDAVDLWKLYMQTKQALENGEDIKIPKLSRNGSSSRRSDVAEDLSETSTNNEEDNVFEELFNAVMTANSDGRPLYSAFQFLPSKRRYPEYYSIIDSPIDLKTIAQKIQCGEYSNLTELEKDLLLMVRNACHFNEPGSQIYKDAKTLKKVIQMRKQEIDQHGRSGPAKTSERIRSKRTSRVGPVPNSKALAIMEPPGSDTEPDVKHSEDSAGESDEEKNENEDSPQWKLLETIKNHLGPNGLEAFWKLPSRRAYPDYYKEIKNPVSLNQIKNKIRRGNYGTLSEVAGDMNIMFENAKQYNIPTSRLYKDAVKLQRIMQQRVQELLDIVQSSSSDDESLSSVKNQAQQTPRPRGRPRLNPVQGASAPSPISTPVKSNLPLKKKLHYVSKQLVEFTCSDGRQPMLLFMEKPSKKLYPEYYNVIEKPIDMITIEANIKNDRYNSIDEMVSDFRLMFSNCRQFNEEGSMIYEDANLLERVMNEKLKEVQSGFEKKTPLKVSKVAKHRQLSPFEQKLRTLYDAIRDYRDPKANRQLALIFMKLPSKIEYPDYYELIKNPIDMEKIAHKLKNNVYGSVNELASDFILMFDNACKYNEPDSQIYKDALILHRVCLQTKQMLREDDDAVPDVPAAVQELLLNLFTSVYNHQDEEGRCYSDSMAELPEHDEAANGEKVRAISLDLVKRRLDKGLYKRLDHFQQDMFAVFERARRLSRTDSQIFEDSVELQSYYIDQRDQLCRGTLQSPALAFTRDTMATSVELVKQCKLLQENEDEDETRSSTDDSMPSGGAPLLMTAYRKGDFVYVQPDKGNKEPGIVQVERVWTNNEGVPCMYCIVYYRPHETFHVRTRKFLQQEVFKTEAHRVVPLDQVVGHCYVMNVKEYFKFRPEGFADKDVYVCESRYNTKLRWFKKIKVWEGAEKEVTLTPREVPLEPNRTVSVFRERVEKHKDELAELEVLENVHEKERPDVVMYNPLGTDDENTYYEQYNTVCSGVIKTGDYVYVVTDGGKQMIAQVDTIWETGDNKCYFRGPFLIFPSEVANIINKPFYKQEVLLTTMHDTSPLVGIVGKCSVLDYDDYLKCRPTEISESDVYVCESVYDESNRIARKLKSGLRKFEHTKDVTVDEIYFFPKPLGPPALATPQEVQSTSSAFTQKQFNPNTNSMDSIDVKPQFTNLINTTIGSQDVEMILENSLDDSSLASPATPLSIGGNSNPYNPSMTATPTQERSNSTATPASSKKKKDNKQKIVTGYILYSSEVRRAIVANNPESTFGEISRIVGNEWRSLPASTKQSWEERAARCNEETSARLAEEMRELAQHTPMETTYECAWDTCDYQFEDLADCMEHCIGDGGNMIGTFIETKKPKLEPGHVQQHYRGTLTEYPCVWRNCARVRKGQAPFPNLPRLLRHVRDLHVNKGNGRLMAVHERSRNFVPSSKKPAKQFTTNVRSGVMSPGASLSGMSPLARNTPSPGAGEGGATLTVAPPAVGARPPLDPLFVAAPPRAQRLTHSEAYIRYIEGLHSEQKYITPWEKSLTPMPINPDPAQFNMHKVPAHWMTEEAINGYLAQDKSLSETDIQKMDQNSKILKGLCALRDFMMKDALYLSKTVYGSNT, from the exons GGAGAAATCTGCCAGCAATTATATGACACAATTCGATCCTACAAGAAAGAAGATGGTACATTGCTCTGTGACTCGTTCATCAGAGCTCCGAAGAGGCGCCAAGAACCACAGTATTATGAAGTTGTATCCCAACCTATTGACTTGTTGaga GTTCAACAGAAACTGAAAACAGATACTTATGAGGACATTGAGGAGTTGTCTGCGGACATTGAGCTGTTGGTGAACAATGCGAAAGCATTCTACAAGCCTGACACAGTGGAGTACAGGGATGCGGTCGACCTCTGGAAACTTTACATGCAGACTAAACAGGCTTTGGAGAATG GTGAAGACATTAAGATACCCAAACTGTCTCGCAATGGTTCATCCAGCCGGAGATCTGATGTGGCCGAGGATCTCTCAGAAACCTCCACCAATAATGAAGAGGATAATGTGTTTGAGGAACTGTTTAATGCT GTGATGACAGCAAACAGTGATGGCCGACCTCTCTACTCTGCGTTCCAGTTCCTACCATCCAAGCGTCGTTACCCAGAGTATTATAGCATTATAGATTCTCCCATAGACCTGAAGACCATCGCGCAGAAGATTCAGTGCGGAGAGTACAGCAACTTGACAGAATTGGAGAAGGATCTGCTGCTTATGGTTAGAAACGCCTGCCATTTCAATGAACCGGGCAGCCAGATCTATAAGGATGCTAAGACTTTGAAGAAg GTGATACAAATGCGTAAACAAGAGATTGACCAGCACGGCCGCAGTGGACCGGCGAAGACTTCCGAACGTATCCGAAGTAAGAGGACTTCGAGAGTTGGGCCCGTGCCCAATAGTAAGGCGCTGGCCATCATGGAACCACCTGGCTCAGACACCGAGCCTGATGTAAAG CATTCAGAAGACAGCGCCGGTGAAAGTGACGAGGAGAAAAATGAGAACGAAGACTCGCCGCAATGGAAACTTCTGGAAACAATCAAGAACCATTTGGGTCCAAACG GTTTAGAGGCTTTCTGGAAGCTTCCATCTCGTCGGGCGTACCCCGACTACTACAAGGAGATCAAGAACCCAGTGTCTTTGAACCAGATTAAGAATAAGATCAGACGGGGCAACTACGGGACGTTGTCTGAAGTGGCTGGTGATATGAACATCATGTTTGAGAATGCGAAACAGTACAACATACCTACTTCAAGATTGTATAAGGACGCTGTGAAACTGCAAAG AATAATGCAGCAGCGCGTCCAAGAGTTGCTGGACATCGTGCAGAGTTCTTCAAGCGACGATGAGAGTCTCTCGTCCGTGAAGAACCAAGCCCAACAAACGCCCAGACCAAGAG GCCGTCCACGTTTGAACCCCGTGCAAGGGGCATCAGCTCCTTCGCCAATCAGCACCCCGGTCAAGTCCAACCTACCTTTGAAGAAGAAACTCCACTACGTATCGAAACAACTGGTAGAGTTCACCTGTTCCGATGGCAGACAACCCATGTTGTTGTTTATGGAGAAACCTAGCAAGAAACTGTATCCAGAGTACTATAATGTGATTGAAAAGCCGATAGATATGATCACTATTGAAGCTAATATTAAG AATGACCGCTACAACTCAATTGACGAGATGGTATCAGATTTCCGTCTAATGTTCTCCAACTGCCGTCAGTTCAACGAGGAAGGTTCAATGATATACGAAGACGCGAATCTTCTAGAACGCGTGATGAATGAGAAACTTAAAGAAGTACAATCTGGCTTTGAGAAGAAAACTCCTCTCAAAGTTTCTAAGGTGGCTAAACATAGGCAACTGTCGCCGTTTGAACAGAAACTAAGGACGTTGTATGACGCTATCAGAGATTATAGGGATCCTAAAG CTAACCGGCAACTAGCGTTGATCTTCATGAAACTACCAAGTAAAATAGAGTACCCAGACTACTATGAACTAATCAAAAACCCTATAGACATGGAGAAAATAGCCCATAAACTGAAGAATAATGTCTACGGATCAGTGAACGAGTTGGCTTCAGATTTTATACTGATGTTTGATAACGCTTGCAAGTACAACGAACCAGACTCGCAGATATATAAAGATGCGTTGATACTACATCGAGTGTGTTTGCAGACCAAACAGATGTTGAG GGAGGACGATGACGCAGTGCCGGATGTACCGGCCGCAGTACAGGAGCTCCTGCTCAATCTGTTCACCAGCGTCTACAATCATCAAGATGAAGAGGGCAG ATGCTACTCGGACAGTATGGCGGAGTTACCAGAGCATGACGAGGCAGCCAACGGTGAGAAGGTGCGCGCCATCTCCCTGGACCTGGTGAAGCGGAGGCTGGACAAGGGCCTCTACAAACGGCTCGACCACTTCCAACAGGACATGTTTGCTGTCTTTGAAAG GGCCCGTCGTCTATCACGGACGGACAGTCAGATCTTTGAGGACTCGGTGGAACTTCAGTCGTATTACATAGACCAGCGCGACCAACTGTGTCGTGGTACCCTACAGTCGCCGGCGTTGGCCTTCACTCGGGACACCATGGCCACTAGTGTGGAACTCGTCAAGCAGTGCAAACTGCTGCAGGAGAACGAAGATGAGGATGAGACCAG GTCAAGTACGGACGACTCGATGCCATCGGGCGGCGCCCCGCTGCTAATGACGGCGTACCGCAAGGGGGACTTCGTGTACGTGCAGCCCGACAAGGGGAACAAGGAGCCCGGCATCGTGCAGGTCGAGCGGGTCTGGACCAACAACGAGGGCGTGCCCTGCATGTACTGCATCGTCTACTACAG ACCTCACGAGACGTTCCACGTGCGCACGCGCAAGTTCCTGCAGCAGGAGGTGTTCAAGACGGAGGCACACCGCGTGGTACCCCTGGACCAGGTCGTCGGACACTGCTACGTCATGAACGTCAAGGAGTACTTCAAGTTTAGACCTGAAG gTTTCGCGGACAAAGACGTGTACGTATGCGAGAGTCGGTACAACACCAAGTTGCGCTGGTTCAAGAAGATCAAAGTGTGGGAGGGAGCCGAGAAAGAAGTCACACTTACACCTAGAGAA GTTCCACTAGAGCCCAATAGAACCGTATCCGTATTCCGTGAGCGCGTGGAGAAGCACAAAGACGAGCTGGCCGAGCTGGAGGTGCTGGAGAATGTACACGAGAAGGAGAGAccg GACGTAGTGATGTATAATCCGCTGGGCACTGACGACGAGAACACGTACTACGAGCAGTACAACACGGTCTGCTCCGGCGTCATTAAGACGGGAGACTACGTGTACGTGGTCACCGATGGGGGGAAGCAGATGATCGCGCAAGTTGATACCATCTGGGAGACCGGAGA CAACAAATGTTACTTCCGCGGTCCATTCCTGATCTTCCCGTCGGAGGTGGCGAATATCATAAACAAG CCCTTCTACAAGCAAGAAGTGTTGTTGACGACGATGCACGACACTAGTCCCCTAGTGGGCATCGTCGGCAAGTGCTCCGTGCTTGATTATGATGATTATCTTAAGT GTCGTCCGACAGAGATATCAGAGAGCGACGTGTACGTGTGCGAGTCCGTGTACGACGAGTCCAACCGCATCGCGCGGAAACTCAAGTCGGGACTGCGCAAGTTTGAACACACCAAGGATGTTACTGTCGATGAG ATCTACTTCTTCCCGAAGCCGCTGGGTCCCCCAGCGCTGGCTACTCCTCAGGAAGTACAGTCTACGTCCAGTGCGTTCACGCAGAAACAGTTCAACCCTAACACCAACTCTATGGACTCCATC GACGTGAAGCCTCAGTTCACAAACCTGATCAACACCACAATAGGCAGTCAGGACGTGGAGATGATTCTGGAGAACTCGCTCGATGACTCCTCACTCGCGTCGCCGGCCACGCCGCTGAGTatag GTGGTAACAGCAATCCCTACAACCCATCGATGACGGCGACACCGACGCAGGAACGTTCGAACAGCACAGCCACCCCGGCCAGTAGCAAGAAGAAGAAGGACAACAAACAGAAGATAGTCACCGGTTACATTCTCTACTCCAGCGAGGTCAGGCGAGCCATCGTGGCCAACAATCCCGAGTCTACTTTcg GCGAGATCTCGAGGATCGTGGGCAACGAGTGGAGGTCCCTGCCGGCGTCCACGAAGCAGAGCTGGGAGGAGAGGGCGGCGCGCTGCAACGAGGAGACCTCCGCGCGCCTGGCTGAGGAGATGCGGGAACTCGCGCAACAC ACTCCGATGGAAACGACGTATGAGTGTGCGTGGGACACGTGTGACTACCAGTTCGAAGACCTGGCGGACTGCATGGAGCACTGCATCGGGGATGGAGGTAACA TGATCGGTACATTTATCGAAACCAAGAAACCAAAATTAGAAC CGGGGCACGTCCAGCAACACTACCGCGGGACTCTGACCGAGTACCCGTGCGTCTGGCGCAACTGCGCGCGCGTGCGCAAGGGCCAGGCGCCCTTCCCCAACCTGCCGCGTCTACTGCGGCACGTGCGCGACCTGCACGTCAATAAAGGAAACGGCAGGCTCATGGCCGTGCATGAGAGGTCCAG AAACTTCGTGCCGTCTTCTAAGAAGCCAGCCAAACAGTTCACAACCAACGTACGCAGTGGTGTCATGTCGCCAGGAG CGTCTCTATCGGGCATGTCCCCCCTGGCCCGCAACACGCCGTCCCCCGGCGCGGGCGAGGGCGGGGCCACGCTGACGGTGGCGCCCCCCGCCGTCGGCGCGCGGCCCCCGCTCGACCCACTGTTCGTAGCCGCGCCGCCTAGGGCGCAGAGACTTACGCACTCCGAGGCTTATATCAG ATACATTGAAGGCCTTCATTCAGAACAGAAGTACATTACGCCTTGGGAGAAGTCTTTAACGCCGATGCCAATTAACCCAGACCCGGCGCAGTTCAACATGCACAAGGTTCCAGCGCACTGGATGACAGAAGAAGCCATAAATGGATACCTAGCACAAGACAAAAGTCTATCGGAAACCGATATACAAAAAATGGATCAAAACTCTAAAATCCTAAAAGGGCTTTGCGCATTGAGAGATTTCATGATGAAAGACGCGCTGTATCTTTCCAAAACTGTGTACGGTAGTAATACTTAA
- the LOC118270246 gene encoding protein polybromo-1 isoform X11 → MSKRRRASSGASRGADLDDSDDGIELSNPGPPPSARKRKKLDPGEICQQLYDTIRSYKKEDGTLLCDSFIRAPKRRQEPQYYEVVSQPIDLLRVQQKLKTDTYEDIEELSADIELLVNNAKAFYKPDTVEYRDAVDLWKLYMQTKQALENGEDIKIPKLSRNGSSSRRSDVAEDLSETSTNNEEDNVFEELFNAVMTANSDGRPLYSAFQFLPSKRRYPEYYSIIDSPIDLKTIAQKIQCGEYSNLTELEKDLLLMVRNACHFNEPGSQIYKDAKTLKKVILQVIQMRKQEIDQHGRSGPAKTSERIRSKRTSRVGPVPNSKALAIMEPPGSDTEPDVKHSEDSAGESDEEKNENEDSPQWKLLETIKNHLGPNGLEAFWKLPSRRAYPDYYKEIKNPVSLNQIKNKIRRGNYGTLSEVAGDMNIMFENAKQYNIPTSRLYKDAVKLQRIMQQRVQELLDIVQSSSSDDESLSSVKNQAQQTPRPRGRPRLNPVQGASAPSPISTPVKSNLPLKKKLHYVSKQLVEFTCSDGRQPMLLFMEKPSKKLYPEYYNVIEKPIDMITIEANIKNDRYNSIDEMVSDFRLMFSNCRQFNEEGSMIYEDANLLERVMNEKLKEVQSGFEKKTPLKVSKVAKHRQLSPFEQKLRTLYDAIRDYRDPKANRQLALIFMKLPSKIEYPDYYELIKNPIDMEKIAHKLKNNVYGSVNELASDFILMFDNACKYNEPDSQIYKDALILHRVCLQTKQMLREDDDAVPDVPAAVQELLLNLFTSVYNHQDEEGRCYSDSMAELPEHDEAANGEKVRAISLDLVKRRLDKGLYKRLDHFQQDMFAVFERARRLSRTDSQIFEDSVELQSYYIDQRDQLCRGTLQSPALAFTRDTMATSVELVKQCKLLQENEDEDETRSSTDDSMPSGGAPLLMTAYRKGDFVYVQPDKGNKEPGIVQVERVWTNNEGVPCMYCIVYYRPHETFHVRTRKFLQQEVFKTEAHRVVPLDQVVGHCYVMNVKEYFKFRPEGFADKDVYVCESRYNTKLRWFKKIKVWEGAEKEVTLTPREVPLEPNRTVSVFRERVEKHKDELAELEVLENVHEKERPDVVMYNPLGTDDENTYYEQYNTVCSGVIKTGDYVYVVTDGGKQMIAQVDTIWETGDNKCYFRGPFLIFPSEVANIINKPFYKQEVLLTTMHDTSPLVGIVGKCSVLDYDDYLKCRPTEISESDVYVCESVYDESNRIARKLKSGLRKFEHTKDVTVDEIYFFPKPLGPPALATPQEVQSTSSAFTQKQFNPNTNSMDSIDVKPQFTNLINTTIGSQDVEMILENSLDDSSLASPATPLSIGGNSNPYNPSMTATPTQERSNSTATPASSKKKKDNKQKIVTGYILYSSEVRRAIVANNPESTFGEISRIVGNEWRSLPASTKQSWEERAARCNEETSARLAEEMRELAQHTPMETTYECAWDTCDYQFEDLADCMEHCIGDGGNMIGTFIETKKPKLEPGHVQQHYRGTLTEYPCVWRNCARVRKGQAPFPNLPRLLRHVRDLHVNKGNGRLMAVHERSRNFVPSSKKPAKQFTTNVRSGVMSPGASLSGMSPLARNTPSPGAGEGGATLTVAPPAVGARPPLDPLFVAAPPRAQRLTHSEAYIRYIEGLHSEQKYITPWEKSLTPMPINPDPAQFNMHKVPAHWMTEEAINGYLAQDKSLSETDIQKMDQNSKILKGLCALRDFMMKDALYLSKTVYGSNT, encoded by the exons GGAGAAATCTGCCAGCAATTATATGACACAATTCGATCCTACAAGAAAGAAGATGGTACATTGCTCTGTGACTCGTTCATCAGAGCTCCGAAGAGGCGCCAAGAACCACAGTATTATGAAGTTGTATCCCAACCTATTGACTTGTTGaga GTTCAACAGAAACTGAAAACAGATACTTATGAGGACATTGAGGAGTTGTCTGCGGACATTGAGCTGTTGGTGAACAATGCGAAAGCATTCTACAAGCCTGACACAGTGGAGTACAGGGATGCGGTCGACCTCTGGAAACTTTACATGCAGACTAAACAGGCTTTGGAGAATG GTGAAGACATTAAGATACCCAAACTGTCTCGCAATGGTTCATCCAGCCGGAGATCTGATGTGGCCGAGGATCTCTCAGAAACCTCCACCAATAATGAAGAGGATAATGTGTTTGAGGAACTGTTTAATGCT GTGATGACAGCAAACAGTGATGGCCGACCTCTCTACTCTGCGTTCCAGTTCCTACCATCCAAGCGTCGTTACCCAGAGTATTATAGCATTATAGATTCTCCCATAGACCTGAAGACCATCGCGCAGAAGATTCAGTGCGGAGAGTACAGCAACTTGACAGAATTGGAGAAGGATCTGCTGCTTATGGTTAGAAACGCCTGCCATTTCAATGAACCGGGCAGCCAGATCTATAAGGATGCTAAGACTTTGAAGAAg GTTATACTACAGGTGATACAAATGCGTAAACAAGAGATTGACCAGCACGGCCGCAGTGGACCGGCGAAGACTTCCGAACGTATCCGAAGTAAGAGGACTTCGAGAGTTGGGCCCGTGCCCAATAGTAAGGCGCTGGCCATCATGGAACCACCTGGCTCAGACACCGAGCCTGATGTAAAG CATTCAGAAGACAGCGCCGGTGAAAGTGACGAGGAGAAAAATGAGAACGAAGACTCGCCGCAATGGAAACTTCTGGAAACAATCAAGAACCATTTGGGTCCAAACG GTTTAGAGGCTTTCTGGAAGCTTCCATCTCGTCGGGCGTACCCCGACTACTACAAGGAGATCAAGAACCCAGTGTCTTTGAACCAGATTAAGAATAAGATCAGACGGGGCAACTACGGGACGTTGTCTGAAGTGGCTGGTGATATGAACATCATGTTTGAGAATGCGAAACAGTACAACATACCTACTTCAAGATTGTATAAGGACGCTGTGAAACTGCAAAG AATAATGCAGCAGCGCGTCCAAGAGTTGCTGGACATCGTGCAGAGTTCTTCAAGCGACGATGAGAGTCTCTCGTCCGTGAAGAACCAAGCCCAACAAACGCCCAGACCAAGAG GCCGTCCACGTTTGAACCCCGTGCAAGGGGCATCAGCTCCTTCGCCAATCAGCACCCCGGTCAAGTCCAACCTACCTTTGAAGAAGAAACTCCACTACGTATCGAAACAACTGGTAGAGTTCACCTGTTCCGATGGCAGACAACCCATGTTGTTGTTTATGGAGAAACCTAGCAAGAAACTGTATCCAGAGTACTATAATGTGATTGAAAAGCCGATAGATATGATCACTATTGAAGCTAATATTAAG AATGACCGCTACAACTCAATTGACGAGATGGTATCAGATTTCCGTCTAATGTTCTCCAACTGCCGTCAGTTCAACGAGGAAGGTTCAATGATATACGAAGACGCGAATCTTCTAGAACGCGTGATGAATGAGAAACTTAAAGAAGTACAATCTGGCTTTGAGAAGAAAACTCCTCTCAAAGTTTCTAAGGTGGCTAAACATAGGCAACTGTCGCCGTTTGAACAGAAACTAAGGACGTTGTATGACGCTATCAGAGATTATAGGGATCCTAAAG CTAACCGGCAACTAGCGTTGATCTTCATGAAACTACCAAGTAAAATAGAGTACCCAGACTACTATGAACTAATCAAAAACCCTATAGACATGGAGAAAATAGCCCATAAACTGAAGAATAATGTCTACGGATCAGTGAACGAGTTGGCTTCAGATTTTATACTGATGTTTGATAACGCTTGCAAGTACAACGAACCAGACTCGCAGATATATAAAGATGCGTTGATACTACATCGAGTGTGTTTGCAGACCAAACAGATGTTGAG GGAGGACGATGACGCAGTGCCGGATGTACCGGCCGCAGTACAGGAGCTCCTGCTCAATCTGTTCACCAGCGTCTACAATCATCAAGATGAAGAGGGCAG ATGCTACTCGGACAGTATGGCGGAGTTACCAGAGCATGACGAGGCAGCCAACGGTGAGAAGGTGCGCGCCATCTCCCTGGACCTGGTGAAGCGGAGGCTGGACAAGGGCCTCTACAAACGGCTCGACCACTTCCAACAGGACATGTTTGCTGTCTTTGAAAG GGCCCGTCGTCTATCACGGACGGACAGTCAGATCTTTGAGGACTCGGTGGAACTTCAGTCGTATTACATAGACCAGCGCGACCAACTGTGTCGTGGTACCCTACAGTCGCCGGCGTTGGCCTTCACTCGGGACACCATGGCCACTAGTGTGGAACTCGTCAAGCAGTGCAAACTGCTGCAGGAGAACGAAGATGAGGATGAGACCAG GTCAAGTACGGACGACTCGATGCCATCGGGCGGCGCCCCGCTGCTAATGACGGCGTACCGCAAGGGGGACTTCGTGTACGTGCAGCCCGACAAGGGGAACAAGGAGCCCGGCATCGTGCAGGTCGAGCGGGTCTGGACCAACAACGAGGGCGTGCCCTGCATGTACTGCATCGTCTACTACAG ACCTCACGAGACGTTCCACGTGCGCACGCGCAAGTTCCTGCAGCAGGAGGTGTTCAAGACGGAGGCACACCGCGTGGTACCCCTGGACCAGGTCGTCGGACACTGCTACGTCATGAACGTCAAGGAGTACTTCAAGTTTAGACCTGAAG gTTTCGCGGACAAAGACGTGTACGTATGCGAGAGTCGGTACAACACCAAGTTGCGCTGGTTCAAGAAGATCAAAGTGTGGGAGGGAGCCGAGAAAGAAGTCACACTTACACCTAGAGAA GTTCCACTAGAGCCCAATAGAACCGTATCCGTATTCCGTGAGCGCGTGGAGAAGCACAAAGACGAGCTGGCCGAGCTGGAGGTGCTGGAGAATGTACACGAGAAGGAGAGAccg GACGTAGTGATGTATAATCCGCTGGGCACTGACGACGAGAACACGTACTACGAGCAGTACAACACGGTCTGCTCCGGCGTCATTAAGACGGGAGACTACGTGTACGTGGTCACCGATGGGGGGAAGCAGATGATCGCGCAAGTTGATACCATCTGGGAGACCGGAGA CAACAAATGTTACTTCCGCGGTCCATTCCTGATCTTCCCGTCGGAGGTGGCGAATATCATAAACAAG CCCTTCTACAAGCAAGAAGTGTTGTTGACGACGATGCACGACACTAGTCCCCTAGTGGGCATCGTCGGCAAGTGCTCCGTGCTTGATTATGATGATTATCTTAAGT GTCGTCCGACAGAGATATCAGAGAGCGACGTGTACGTGTGCGAGTCCGTGTACGACGAGTCCAACCGCATCGCGCGGAAACTCAAGTCGGGACTGCGCAAGTTTGAACACACCAAGGATGTTACTGTCGATGAG ATCTACTTCTTCCCGAAGCCGCTGGGTCCCCCAGCGCTGGCTACTCCTCAGGAAGTACAGTCTACGTCCAGTGCGTTCACGCAGAAACAGTTCAACCCTAACACCAACTCTATGGACTCCATC GACGTGAAGCCTCAGTTCACAAACCTGATCAACACCACAATAGGCAGTCAGGACGTGGAGATGATTCTGGAGAACTCGCTCGATGACTCCTCACTCGCGTCGCCGGCCACGCCGCTGAGTatag GTGGTAACAGCAATCCCTACAACCCATCGATGACGGCGACACCGACGCAGGAACGTTCGAACAGCACAGCCACCCCGGCCAGTAGCAAGAAGAAGAAGGACAACAAACAGAAGATAGTCACCGGTTACATTCTCTACTCCAGCGAGGTCAGGCGAGCCATCGTGGCCAACAATCCCGAGTCTACTTTcg GCGAGATCTCGAGGATCGTGGGCAACGAGTGGAGGTCCCTGCCGGCGTCCACGAAGCAGAGCTGGGAGGAGAGGGCGGCGCGCTGCAACGAGGAGACCTCCGCGCGCCTGGCTGAGGAGATGCGGGAACTCGCGCAACAC ACTCCGATGGAAACGACGTATGAGTGTGCGTGGGACACGTGTGACTACCAGTTCGAAGACCTGGCGGACTGCATGGAGCACTGCATCGGGGATGGAGGTAACA TGATCGGTACATTTATCGAAACCAAGAAACCAAAATTAGAAC CGGGGCACGTCCAGCAACACTACCGCGGGACTCTGACCGAGTACCCGTGCGTCTGGCGCAACTGCGCGCGCGTGCGCAAGGGCCAGGCGCCCTTCCCCAACCTGCCGCGTCTACTGCGGCACGTGCGCGACCTGCACGTCAATAAAGGAAACGGCAGGCTCATGGCCGTGCATGAGAGGTCCAG AAACTTCGTGCCGTCTTCTAAGAAGCCAGCCAAACAGTTCACAACCAACGTACGCAGTGGTGTCATGTCGCCAGGAG CGTCTCTATCGGGCATGTCCCCCCTGGCCCGCAACACGCCGTCCCCCGGCGCGGGCGAGGGCGGGGCCACGCTGACGGTGGCGCCCCCCGCCGTCGGCGCGCGGCCCCCGCTCGACCCACTGTTCGTAGCCGCGCCGCCTAGGGCGCAGAGACTTACGCACTCCGAGGCTTATATCAG ATACATTGAAGGCCTTCATTCAGAACAGAAGTACATTACGCCTTGGGAGAAGTCTTTAACGCCGATGCCAATTAACCCAGACCCGGCGCAGTTCAACATGCACAAGGTTCCAGCGCACTGGATGACAGAAGAAGCCATAAATGGATACCTAGCACAAGACAAAAGTCTATCGGAAACCGATATACAAAAAATGGATCAAAACTCTAAAATCCTAAAAGGGCTTTGCGCATTGAGAGATTTCATGATGAAAGACGCGCTGTATCTTTCCAAAACTGTGTACGGTAGTAATACTTAA